One Dromiciops gliroides isolate mDroGli1 chromosome 3, mDroGli1.pri, whole genome shotgun sequence DNA segment encodes these proteins:
- the LOC122750763 gene encoding olfactory receptor 51Q1-like, producing the protein MPVITNTSEEPFYFILMGIPGFEAMHIWISIPFCCLYMISILGNTTILAVIQTEPSLHQPMYLFLSMLALTDLGLTLTTLPTVMQLLWFNVREISFEACFAQFFFLHGFSFMESSVLLAMAYDRFVAICRPLHYASILMENIIGRIGIAIIIRCVLAVLPSLFLLKRLPFCHSRLLSHSYCLHQDMIHLVCADTRVNSWYGFGLVLLIIVLDPLLILVSYGLILHSVLGTASQAERFKALNNCLSHILAVLILYVPMVGLSMAHRFAHHAPPLVHVIMANVYLLSPPVMNPIIYSVKTKQIRQGILRLLYQGKVH; encoded by the coding sequence ATGCCAGTCATCACCAACACCTCTGAAGAGCCCTTCTACTTCATTCTTATGGGCATTCCAGGTTTTGAGGCCATGCACATTTGGATCTCGATCCCCTTCTGCTGCCTATACATGATCTCCATCTTGGGAAATACCACCATCCTGGCTGTCATTCAGACAGAGCCCTCACTTCACCAGCCCATGTATTTGTTCCTCTCCATGCTGGCACTAACTGACCTAGGCCTCACTCTCACCACACTGCCCACTGTCATGCAGCTACTTTGGTTCAATGTCCGAGAGATTAGCTTTGAGGCCTGCTTTGCCcagtttttcttccttcatggCTTCTCCTTTATGGAATCCTCAGTGCTATTGGCTATGGCTTATGACCGCTTTGTTGCCATCTGCCGCCCACTCCACTATGCTTCTATCCTCATGGAGAACATCATTGGCAGAATTGGGATAGCCATCATCATTCGATGTGTTTTGGCAGTGCTACCCTCACTTTTTCTGCTTAAGCGTCTGCCCTTTTGTCACTCCCGGCTCCTCTCCCACTCCTACTGCCTCCACCAAGATATGATCCACCTGGTTTGTGCTGACACACGGGTTAACAGCTGGTATGGGTTTGGACTGGTATTGCTTATTATTGTGCTTGACCCTCTCCTCATTTTGGTCTCCTATGGGTTAATCCTACACAGTGTCCTTGGCACTGCAAGCCAGGCTGAGCGATTTAAGGCCCTTAACAACTGCTTATCCCACATTTTAGCTGTACTCATACTATATGTGCCCATGGTAGGGCTGTCTATGGCTCACCGCTTTGCCCACCATGCACCCCCCCTGGTTCATGTGATCATGGCCAATGTCTACCTGCTATCACCCCCTGTGATGAACCCAATTATCTACAGTGTGAAAACTAAGCAGATTCGCCAAGGAATCCTCCGCCTCCTTTATCAAGGGAAGGTGCACTAG
- the LOC122750300 gene encoding olfactory receptor 51B5-like, with protein sequence MWSNASSSPFLLTGFPGLEAVHHWISIPFFVVYFSVILGNGTLLFLIKDDHSLHEPMYYFLAMLAATDLLVTLTTMPTVLGVLWLDHREIKLEVCFSQAYFIHSLSIVESGVLLAMAYDRFIAICNPLRYATILTNSRVVKIGVGALLRGCLLVAPPIIPLHWFPYCHSHVLSHAFCLHQDVIKLACADITFNRIYPMVLVSFTFFLDSLIILFSYILILKTVMSIASGEERTKALNTCISHICCVLVFYVTVIGLSLIHRFGKHAPHVVHITMSYVYFLFPPFMNPIIYSVKTKQIRNGILRKFSLPRFRA encoded by the coding sequence ATGTGGTCTAATGCCAGTTCATCCCCCTTCCTTTTGACTGGATTCCCAGGTTTGGAAGCAGTTCATCACTGGATCTCTATCCCCTTCTTTGTGGTGTACTTTTCTGTGATTCTCGGAAATGGCACCCTTCTCTTTCTTATCAAGGATGACCACAGCCTCCATGAACCCATGTACTACTTCCTGGCCATGCTAGCAGCCACAGACCTTTTGGTGACCCTAACCACAATGCCCACAGTGCTGGGGGTCCTGTGGCTGGATCACAGGGAGATTAAACTTGAAGTTTGCTTCTCCCAGGCCTACTTCATCCATTCCCTTTCTATAGTGGAGTCAGGGGTCCTGCTTGCTATGGCCTATGACCGTTTCATTGCCATTTGCAACCCACTAAGATATGCCACTATCCTCACCAATTCCAGAGTGGTAAAAATTGGGGTTGGGGCATTGCTGAGGGGCTGCTTGTTAGTGGCACCCCCAATTATCCCACTACATTGGTTCCCTTACTGTCATTCCCATGTCCTCTCTCATGCCTTCTGCCTCCACCAGGATGTCATCAAATTGGCCTGTGCAGATATCACTTTCAATCGCATCTATCCTATGGTTCTAGTTTCATTTACCTTCTTCCTGGACTCTTTGATTATCCTTTTCTCCTATATACTAATTTTAAAAACAGTTATGAGCATTGcctctggagaagagaggaccAAGGCCCTAAACACCTGTATTTCCCACATCTGTTGTGTCTTGGTTTTCTATGTCACAGTGATTGGTTTGTCTCTCATTCATCGATTTGGGAAACATGCCCCACATGTGGTCCATATCACCATGAGTtatgtctatttcctctttcccccATTTATGAACCCCATCATCTACAGTGTTAAGACCAAACAGATAAGGAATGGCATCCTCCGCAAATTCTCTCTGCCCAGATTCAGGGCTTAG